In the Helianthus annuus cultivar XRQ/B chromosome 11, HanXRQr2.0-SUNRISE, whole genome shotgun sequence genome, one interval contains:
- the LOC110887930 gene encoding uncharacterized protein LOC110887930 yields the protein MVESANGRMFSKIDSVLACKNFQNKWPEACVRVLPRGHSDHNPVMVIVNNLNFGPRPFRFFSSWLERNDFQKVVDDTLAKFRFSGPPDKRLIAKFKALRDKIRAWRDNLRFREGEEEARAKEELEELDLILEDRELTNEEEWIRLECKRKLQFLEDMKSKDLKQKARTRWAMEGDDNTAFFHGMVNKRKSSNSIPGLVVDGEWVSKPSKVKKMVFDFFRSKFKEDMKNQPFMECSFDKKLSEAEANSLIEVFSKEEIKAAVF from the coding sequence ATGGTGGAAAGTGCTAATGGTAGGATGTTTAGCAAGATCGATAGCGTGCTGGCCtgcaaaaattttcaaaataaatGGCCTGAGGCTTGTGTCAGAGTTCTCCCCCGGGGACATTCGGATCATAATCCTGTTATGGTGATTGTCAATAACTTGAATTTTGGGCCTAGACCGTTCAGGTTTTTTAGCTCGTGGTTAGAAAGGAATGACTTTCAAAAGGTGGTGGATGACACTTTGGCCAAGTTCCGGTTCTCTGGCCCTCCTGACAAGAGGTTGATCGCTAAATTTAAAGCTCTAAGAGATAAAATCAGGGCGTGGAGGGATAATCTTCGGTTTAGAGAAGGTGAGGAGGAGGCTCGGGCTAAAGAGGAACTCGAAGAACTGGATTTGATTTTGGAAGATAGAGAATTAACTAATGAGGAAGAATGGATTAGGTTGGAATGCAAGAGAAAGCTTCAATTTTTAGAAGATATGAAGTCTAAGGATCTTAAACAAAAAGCTAGAACCCGTTGGGCTATGGAGGGGGATGATAACACGGCTTTTTTTCATGGAATGGTTAATAAGAGAAAGTCTTCAAACAGCATCCCTGGTCTCGTGGTTGATGGGGAATGGGTTTCTAAACCCTCGAAAGTGAAAAAGatggtttttgattttttcaggTCCAAATTTAAAGAAGATATGAAGAATCAGCCCTTTATGGAATGTTCTTTTGATAAAAAATTATCGGAGGCTGAAGCTAACTCTCTCATTGAAGTCTTTTCTAAAGAAGAAATCAAAGCGGCTGTCTTCTAG